The Bombus pyrosoma isolate SC7728 linkage group LG3, ASM1482585v1, whole genome shotgun sequence genome has a segment encoding these proteins:
- the LOC122577928 gene encoding heart- and neural crest derivatives-expressed protein 1-like — protein MALLSNHHEYPVSTEIVTTTYPTTTRTYDTLYPSPYNSPNYDSIKVAYSENYAHKGEITPQKAAETISYGKEVVAKYSRTPDTYERSSFSVLTPVTPQRYEPQHAINHTASPGTMLHEDSSVEYHPPAYCYETPPQEQKFQSLEAGKPMQMMVEQRSNCWEPVTSAQKQVSPTSSPRRGRRRSRDIPPSPSVLKRRRLAANARERRRMNGLNDAFDKLREVVPSLGADHKLSKFETLQMAQTYIAALCDLLQRHDGKWQ, from the exons ATGGCTCTACTGTCGAACCACCACGAATACCCAGTTTCTACTGAGATCGTAACAACTACGTAcccgacgacgacgaggactTACGACACTTTATATCCGTCGCCGTACAATTCCCCGAATTACGACTCTATCAAAGTTGCATATAGTGAGAATTACGCGCACAAAGGTGAGATCACCCCGCAGAAGGCAGCAGAGACGATCAGTTATGGGAAAGAGGTAGTTGCAAAGTATTCGAGAACGCCGGATACGTACGAGAGAAGCTCGTTTAGCGTTCTGACACCTGTAACGCCTCAAAG GTACGAGCCACAGCATGCGATAAATCACACCGCCTCTCCGGGAACGATGCTGCACGAGGACAGTTCCGTGGAGTATCATCCGCCAGCCTATTGCTACGAAACTCCGCCTcaagaacaaaaatttcaaagccTCGAGGCCGGCAAGCCGATGCAGATGATGGTGGAGCAAAGAAGCAATTGTTGGGAACCTGTTACATCGGCGCAG AAACAAGTGTCGCCTACCAGCAGCCCTCGCAGAGGAAGACGACGCTCCAGGGACATTCCGCCATCGCCAAGCGTGTTGAAGCGCCGGCGTTTGGCCGCGAATGCGCGCGAAAGACGCCGAATGAACGGTCTGAACGACGCTTTTGATAAATTACGCGAAGTTGTACCGAGCCTTGGGGCGGATCACAAGCTCAGTAAATTCGAGACGTTGCAAATGGCGCAGACCTACATCGCCGCGCTC